In a genomic window of Armatimonas rosea:
- a CDS encoding sensor histidine kinase, which produces MRAYQLLHVEDDPLDAELVRACLEDAAPNFTVTTVSRQESYVAALQANPPDLVISDFNLTAFNGIQAFQLLQDTDSTIPFILLSGALGESRAVECLKLGMTDYILKDQLERLPPAVERALREAHERRERLAAEETLRERQKEIEDLNQRLQRAIMESHHRIKNNLQVLIALVDAMRFDDDSGTQALARLARHIRGLATLHDLLTHQTSTPGVPLDSVSARFALERLIPAMANVLTPRVITLDADEVELSLKQVSSLSLLVNELVSNAIKHGDGTIHISLKQEAAEIQLDVYNEGPGFPPSFDPIRSASIGLSLIESIGTWDLAGTLTFVNTPTGARVGLRFPSSEAP; this is translated from the coding sequence ATGAGAGCCTACCAGCTCCTGCATGTCGAAGACGATCCCCTAGATGCCGAGCTTGTGCGGGCCTGCCTCGAAGACGCTGCCCCCAACTTTACGGTCACCACGGTCAGCCGCCAAGAGAGCTACGTCGCTGCGCTTCAGGCAAACCCGCCCGATCTGGTGATCTCTGACTTCAACCTAACGGCCTTCAATGGCATTCAGGCGTTCCAGCTCCTCCAGGATACCGACTCGACCATCCCCTTTATCTTGCTCTCGGGTGCCCTAGGGGAGAGCCGTGCAGTCGAGTGCCTCAAGCTGGGAATGACCGACTACATCCTCAAAGATCAGCTAGAGCGCCTCCCTCCTGCGGTAGAGCGTGCCCTGCGTGAGGCCCACGAGCGCCGTGAGCGACTGGCTGCCGAAGAGACGCTGCGTGAGCGCCAGAAGGAGATCGAGGACCTCAACCAGCGGCTCCAGCGTGCGATCATGGAGAGCCACCACCGGATCAAGAACAACCTCCAGGTCCTGATCGCTCTCGTGGATGCGATGCGCTTCGACGATGACTCGGGGACACAGGCACTCGCCCGGCTCGCCCGCCACATCCGTGGCCTCGCCACCCTCCATGACCTGCTCACCCACCAGACCAGCACCCCGGGGGTACCGCTCGATAGTGTCTCCGCACGCTTCGCACTTGAGCGCCTGATTCCTGCGATGGCCAATGTCCTGACACCACGGGTCATCACGCTCGATGCCGATGAGGTGGAGCTCAGCCTCAAGCAAGTGAGCTCCCTGTCTCTCCTCGTCAATGAGCTGGTCTCCAACGCTATCAAGCACGGAGATGGCACGATCCATATCTCGCTGAAGCAAGAAGCTGCCGAAATCCAGCTGGATGTCTACAACGAAGGCCCAGGGTTTCCCCCCAGCTTTGACCCAATCCGTAGCGCCAGTATCGGGCTGAGCCTGATCGAGAGTATCGGGACCTGGGACCTCGCGGGCACCTTGACCTTCGTGAACACCCCCACAGGAGCCCGAGTGGGGCTTCGGTTCCCTTCCTCAGAAGCTCCCTGA
- a CDS encoding GlsB/YeaQ/YmgE family stress response membrane protein: MSILIWIVVGLIAGVLAKAIMPGSRDEPGGWLGTIALGIVGAVIGGFLSSLVLGGGGANGLNLGSILVSVVGACVLIGILRMIRR; the protein is encoded by the coding sequence ATGAGTATCCTCATTTGGATCGTCGTAGGGTTGATCGCTGGCGTCCTCGCCAAGGCCATCATGCCAGGCAGCCGGGACGAGCCCGGTGGCTGGCTGGGAACCATTGCCCTGGGGATTGTGGGAGCCGTGATCGGCGGCTTTCTTAGTAGCCTCGTTCTTGGGGGCGGTGGGGCCAATGGGCTCAACCTGGGCAGTATCCTTGTCTCAGTTGTCGGGGCCTGTGTCCTGATTGGCATCCTGCGCATGATCCGACGCTAG
- a CDS encoding adenylosuccinate synthase, protein MGAVVVVGTHWGDEAKGKLVDLLAQDADMVIRYGGGPNAGHTVHVGENTYKFHLIPSGILNPKIHCIMADGMVIDPATLVRELEILGAVGIDTRNLRISHNAHVILPYHRLLDQLEEKLKGASAIGTTGRGVGPCYADKASRVGIRMGDLVSPTRLRERLSAALPLKNAILTKVFEAEAVDLEALLAELTPLGEKLAPYVCDTQALAGDAIADGKRILFEGAQATMLDIDGGTYPFVTSSHPLSGGATIGTGVPPTAITEIIGVVKAYTSRVGAGTVPTELLDERGDRIRERGHEYGTTTGRPRRIGWLDGFALQYAARVNGLTGICVGHLDVLAGFETVNVCVGYTKNGVLLKHFPAGDVCLLDGCEPVYEALPGWPEDSIDNVTRFEDLPKNAQDYVRFVEKLAGVPARFVSIGPRRDQTLVGPGMPAPAGLFTREPAVARR, encoded by the coding sequence ATGGGCGCGGTCGTGGTCGTGGGGACGCACTGGGGGGACGAGGCGAAGGGTAAGCTGGTCGATCTCCTCGCGCAGGATGCGGACATGGTGATCCGCTACGGCGGCGGGCCGAACGCGGGCCATACGGTCCATGTGGGCGAGAATACCTACAAGTTCCATCTGATTCCCTCGGGGATCCTCAACCCCAAGATCCACTGCATCATGGCCGATGGCATGGTGATCGACCCCGCAACCCTCGTGCGCGAGCTGGAGATTCTGGGTGCCGTGGGGATCGACACGCGCAACCTGCGCATCTCCCACAACGCCCATGTCATCTTGCCCTACCACCGGCTGCTGGACCAGCTGGAAGAGAAGCTCAAGGGGGCCAGCGCGATCGGCACCACCGGGCGCGGGGTCGGGCCGTGCTACGCCGACAAGGCCAGCCGGGTCGGTATCCGCATGGGCGATCTGGTCAGCCCCACCCGTCTGCGCGAGCGCCTCAGCGCCGCCCTGCCCCTGAAGAACGCAATCCTCACCAAGGTCTTTGAGGCGGAGGCTGTTGATCTAGAAGCGCTCCTCGCAGAGCTGACCCCGCTGGGGGAGAAGCTTGCGCCGTATGTCTGCGACACCCAAGCCCTCGCGGGCGATGCCATCGCCGATGGCAAGCGGATTCTCTTTGAGGGCGCTCAGGCGACCATGCTGGATATCGACGGCGGCACGTACCCGTTTGTGACGAGCTCCCACCCCCTCTCCGGCGGCGCGACTATCGGCACCGGAGTCCCGCCCACGGCGATCACGGAGATTATCGGCGTGGTCAAGGCCTACACCAGCCGCGTGGGTGCGGGAACGGTGCCCACGGAGCTCCTCGACGAGCGCGGGGACCGGATCCGCGAGCGCGGCCATGAGTACGGAACCACGACCGGACGCCCCCGTCGGATTGGCTGGCTCGATGGCTTTGCGCTCCAGTACGCCGCACGGGTCAATGGCCTCACGGGAATCTGCGTGGGGCACCTCGATGTGCTCGCGGGCTTTGAGACGGTCAATGTCTGCGTGGGCTACACCAAGAATGGGGTCCTGCTCAAGCACTTCCCCGCCGGCGATGTCTGCCTGCTCGATGGCTGTGAGCCGGTCTACGAGGCGCTCCCCGGCTGGCCTGAGGACTCCATCGACAACGTGACGCGCTTTGAGGACCTGCCGAAGAACGCCCAAGACTATGTCCGCTTTGTCGAGAAGCTCGCTGGTGTCCCCGCCCGCTTTGTCTCCATCGGCCCCCGCCGCGACCAGACCCTGGTCGGACCGGGAATGCCCGCCCCCGCCGGGCTCTTTACCCGAGAGCCTGCCGTCGCACGACGATGA
- a CDS encoding ANTAR domain-containing response regulator produces the protein MPEEPKKIRAILAEDEGMTILLLRRALTLAGYEVVKAVPDGEQAVLAARELAPDFLVMDINMPRMSGIEAARQITLERPLPIIMLTAYSDQALVEEAIAAGACAYLVKPVVAEQVAPAVRTALARFDVLQETRRENTDLRDALETRKLVERAKGILASRLQLNEADAFRRLQKSARDKSLPLKQVALEIVRADELLTSL, from the coding sequence ATGCCTGAAGAACCGAAAAAAATACGTGCTATTCTTGCCGAGGACGAAGGGATGACCATCCTCTTGCTTCGTCGGGCGCTGACTCTCGCCGGCTATGAGGTTGTCAAGGCAGTCCCCGATGGCGAGCAGGCGGTACTGGCCGCCCGTGAGCTCGCCCCGGACTTCCTGGTGATGGACATCAACATGCCCCGGATGAGCGGTATCGAGGCCGCACGACAGATCACCCTAGAGCGCCCCCTCCCGATTATCATGCTCACTGCCTACAGCGACCAAGCCCTCGTGGAGGAGGCGATCGCTGCGGGGGCCTGTGCCTATCTGGTCAAGCCTGTGGTGGCTGAGCAAGTCGCGCCTGCGGTTCGGACGGCGCTGGCGCGCTTTGACGTGCTGCAGGAGACCCGGCGCGAGAACACCGACCTGCGCGATGCTCTGGAGACCCGAAAGCTGGTCGAGCGTGCCAAGGGAATCCTAGCGTCGCGTCTCCAGCTCAACGAGGCCGATGCCTTCCGGCGACTACAGAAATCTGCACGGGATAAATCGCTTCCTCTCAAGCAGGTCGCTCTGGAGATTGTCCGCGCCGATGAGCTACTGACATCGTTGTGA
- a CDS encoding GlsB/YeaQ/YmgE family stress response membrane protein has product MGIATYTLIGLLVGTLLKKSLGAHPGNSQGLLGTSVLSVVGAVTGGWSWNLLLGNEGPMGLELGSLLAATLGALLTLSILHVIRH; this is encoded by the coding sequence ATGGGGATAGCAACCTATACTCTCATCGGTTTACTGGTGGGGACTCTACTCAAAAAGAGCTTGGGTGCCCACCCAGGCAACTCGCAAGGGCTTTTGGGGACGAGCGTGCTGAGCGTGGTCGGTGCCGTAACCGGAGGCTGGTCCTGGAACCTGCTCCTTGGCAATGAAGGTCCCATGGGACTAGAGCTGGGTAGCCTGCTCGCCGCGACCCTGGGAGCGCTCCTTACCCTGAGTATCCTACACGTGATCCGCCACTGA
- the purE gene encoding 5-(carboxyamino)imidazole ribonucleotide mutase, whose translation MGSVSDWDTMRHAHETLEQFGVVHECQIVSAHRTPELLRDYSQSAEGRGLEVIIAGAGGAAHLPGMAAAFTVLPVLGVPVESHALKGQDSLLSIVQMPGGIPVGTLAIGKAGAINAALLAVAILANSRPELRQKLHAFRTSQTEKVLAMELPL comes from the coding sequence ATGGGCAGTGTCAGCGACTGGGACACGATGCGCCATGCCCACGAGACCCTGGAGCAGTTTGGAGTGGTCCACGAGTGTCAGATTGTCAGTGCGCACCGCACCCCGGAGCTCCTGCGGGACTACTCCCAGAGCGCGGAGGGACGTGGGCTTGAGGTGATTATCGCGGGGGCGGGTGGCGCGGCGCACCTTCCGGGCATGGCGGCGGCCTTCACGGTCCTTCCGGTGCTCGGGGTTCCGGTCGAGAGCCACGCCCTCAAGGGACAAGACTCCCTCTTATCTATCGTACAGATGCCCGGCGGAATCCCCGTGGGGACACTGGCGATTGGGAAGGCGGGGGCGATCAACGCGGCGCTGCTCGCGGTCGCCATTCTTGCCAACTCCCGCCCGGAGCTACGCCAGAAGCTTCACGCGTTCCGGACGAGCCAGACCGAGAAGGTCCTTGCGATGGAGCTACCGCTATGA
- a CDS encoding magnesium transporter CorA family protein, which translates to MQATLFDTRGLDRTVALRELPLTELTANQVLWIDVDRNQQRDLTELATWLGIPSLGLPVETEGRSRPRVDNYGSWLKVRVLIPSHDISLQALYFLVGSNWIVTVHDGVVEPLENFERQIRDDSQLGQLCASSFLAAMLDWHLTSFFRTIERLEAEVDSWDDLAMAAAPATPILPQLRRLRQKIAALRRALVPHREVYSALLRPDIVSVFGNREQETVFPTLWSQLERAIDSIDNARELVLGSFEMYTAQVAQKTNDVMRLLTVVTVLLLPIGTLAGVLGMNFQARLFTTQDRGFWITVGVMLTLMSSGGLLAHRRGWIGG; encoded by the coding sequence ATGCAAGCGACCCTCTTTGACACCAGGGGCCTCGACCGCACGGTGGCGCTCCGTGAGCTGCCGCTCACGGAGCTCACCGCGAACCAGGTGCTCTGGATCGACGTGGACCGCAACCAGCAGAGGGACCTTACCGAGCTAGCAACCTGGCTCGGTATTCCTTCGCTGGGCCTGCCCGTCGAGACCGAGGGCCGGAGCCGTCCGCGCGTGGACAACTACGGCTCCTGGCTCAAGGTGCGGGTTCTGATCCCAAGCCACGATATCTCTCTGCAGGCACTTTACTTTTTGGTTGGGAGCAACTGGATTGTCACGGTCCACGATGGCGTCGTAGAGCCCTTGGAGAACTTCGAGCGGCAGATCCGCGACGACTCCCAGCTGGGCCAGCTCTGTGCCAGTAGTTTCTTAGCCGCGATGCTCGACTGGCACCTGACCAGCTTCTTTCGCACGATCGAGCGCCTTGAGGCCGAGGTAGATTCCTGGGACGATCTCGCCATGGCCGCCGCCCCCGCCACTCCGATCCTCCCCCAGCTCCGCCGGCTCCGTCAGAAGATCGCCGCCCTCCGACGAGCACTAGTCCCCCATCGTGAGGTCTACAGTGCTCTCCTACGGCCGGATATCGTCTCCGTGTTTGGCAACCGCGAGCAAGAGACGGTCTTCCCTACCCTCTGGAGCCAGCTAGAGCGCGCGATCGACAGTATCGACAACGCGCGCGAGCTGGTTCTAGGCTCATTTGAAATGTACACCGCACAGGTCGCCCAAAAAACCAACGATGTCATGCGCCTCCTGACGGTCGTGACGGTACTTCTCTTGCCCATTGGGACACTGGCCGGGGTGCTGGGGATGAACTTCCAGGCGAGACTCTTTACCACGCAAGACCGTGGGTTCTGGATAACGGTCGGGGTCATGCTGACCTTGATGAGCTCGGGTGGGCTCCTAGCCCACCGCCGCGGCTGGATCGGTGGGTAG
- the murA gene encoding UDP-N-acetylglucosamine 1-carboxyvinyltransferase has translation MIVEVEKKPVSTGAKLGLEVGRRMQPTPSESRIVIEGGKPLVGTIPVGGSKNATLALMAGVVLASEGTTHLHRVPRISDIATMATILRGLGIVVEFSESRQDVSIDATRLTSFEPEDQLVTRMRGSLQLLGPILARQGRVRLAPPGGCNIGARAYDLHLKGLSALGATIDESAGYIFAEAPAAGLRGAQIYLDKPSVGATMNILMAASLAHGRTIIENAAQEPDVEDLGSLINAMGGKVQGQGTGMITIDGVAALKGVDFMVSPDRIEAGTLAMAAAITGGSLFLEGANPSHMRPILMKLAEMGVVIEEAPDGVRVSHPGHKLRAVDVTAMPHPGFPTDLQQPVATLLSLAEGTAMVTDTVYEGRFRYLSELLKMGAKARWEGRTAVITGVNALSGADVEASDLRAGAAMVLAGLVAQGTTRVFSIHHIDRGYEHLTAKLAGVGANIWREDEHGMRVEAA, from the coding sequence ATGATCGTAGAGGTAGAGAAAAAACCGGTGAGTACAGGAGCAAAGCTAGGACTGGAGGTGGGGCGCCGTATGCAGCCTACGCCAAGTGAGTCACGTATCGTGATTGAGGGCGGAAAGCCGCTGGTGGGAACCATTCCTGTAGGAGGTTCAAAGAACGCAACCCTGGCGCTGATGGCAGGGGTTGTCTTGGCATCGGAGGGGACGACACACCTGCATCGCGTTCCTCGGATCAGTGATATCGCGACGATGGCGACTATCCTGCGAGGGCTAGGGATCGTGGTGGAGTTCTCGGAGAGCCGTCAGGATGTCAGTATCGATGCGACCCGGCTGACGTCGTTTGAGCCCGAGGACCAGCTTGTCACCCGTATGCGCGGCTCGCTCCAGCTCTTGGGACCGATCCTGGCGCGCCAGGGGCGGGTTCGGCTGGCTCCTCCGGGAGGCTGCAATATCGGAGCGCGTGCCTACGACCTGCACCTAAAAGGGCTGAGTGCGCTGGGAGCCACGATCGACGAGAGCGCGGGGTATATCTTTGCGGAGGCACCCGCCGCGGGCCTTCGTGGGGCGCAGATCTACCTCGATAAGCCGTCGGTGGGGGCGACCATGAATATCCTCATGGCTGCATCGCTGGCACACGGACGGACCATTATCGAGAACGCCGCCCAGGAGCCCGATGTCGAGGACCTGGGGAGCCTGATCAATGCCATGGGGGGCAAGGTCCAGGGCCAGGGCACCGGGATGATCACCATCGACGGAGTCGCGGCGCTCAAAGGGGTGGATTTCATGGTCTCCCCGGACCGCATTGAGGCGGGGACTCTCGCCATGGCTGCAGCGATCACGGGCGGGAGCTTGTTTCTGGAGGGAGCCAATCCCAGCCACATGCGCCCGATCCTCATGAAGCTTGCGGAGATGGGTGTGGTTATCGAGGAGGCACCGGATGGGGTTCGGGTCTCCCACCCCGGCCACAAGCTTCGTGCCGTGGATGTCACCGCCATGCCACACCCTGGCTTCCCCACCGATCTCCAGCAGCCAGTCGCGACCCTGCTGAGCCTAGCCGAGGGGACCGCCATGGTCACCGACACGGTCTACGAAGGCCGTTTTCGCTACCTGAGTGAGCTCCTGAAGATGGGGGCAAAGGCCCGCTGGGAGGGGCGCACTGCGGTGATCACGGGTGTGAACGCACTCTCGGGGGCGGATGTTGAGGCCTCGGACCTACGTGCGGGAGCTGCAATGGTGCTCGCGGGGCTTGTGGCCCAGGGGACGACTAGGGTATTCTCTATACATCATATTGATCGTGGTTATGAGCACCTGACCGCAAAGCTGGCAGGCGTGGGCGCAAACATCTGGCGTGAAGATGAGCACGGTATGAGAGTGGAGGCGGCGTGA
- a CDS encoding sensor histidine kinase produces the protein MMDSTMRRYDWTLGLCFFVLLALLLGNVFLANRSVYGLVESQRSVTHTWQVRTALHDLMMQFEASIAQGRGYAMMGDPQFATGFKQAQSNIRKDLDLVTSLTLDDPLQAKSTTTLRALMDDQMEYARMNVEKIRRNGNSRHITPEVMAQSQKRIKAIQGLTQYMDGEELSLARRLERQAFQNERQTRLTFFGATAAAVLALIATFALIRQTLHDREASEAAVRQLNAVLERRVEERTESLKAANEGLHAANRELEAFSYTVSHDLRAPLRHVVGFADLLEKKSGELLDEPGRRYVSLIKDAGRRAGLLIDDLLAFSRMSRTELNQTVVSMQAKVEKIQAELALENPERTITWEVGSLPAVWGDMPMLRLVWRNLMENAVKYSSKSPTTHIEIQCRQTATELEFSVKDNGVGFDMAHTENLFGVFQRLHEPEEFEGTGIGLASVRRIIARHEGRTWAESTLGAGATFYFSLPLERLRDEENREIT, from the coding sequence ATGATGGATTCCACAATGCGCCGCTACGACTGGACACTCGGGCTGTGTTTCTTTGTCCTTCTCGCCCTGCTGTTGGGAAATGTCTTCCTGGCAAACCGCTCCGTGTATGGATTGGTAGAGTCACAGCGCTCGGTGACCCACACCTGGCAGGTGCGAACGGCTCTCCACGACCTGATGATGCAGTTTGAGGCATCGATCGCGCAGGGGCGAGGGTATGCCATGATGGGTGATCCTCAGTTTGCCACGGGGTTTAAGCAAGCACAGAGCAATATCCGAAAAGACCTTGATCTTGTCACGAGTCTCACCCTGGACGATCCCCTTCAGGCAAAAAGCACCACAACATTGCGTGCGCTCATGGACGATCAAATGGAATATGCTCGGATGAACGTCGAGAAGATTCGGCGCAACGGCAACTCCCGGCACATCACTCCCGAGGTGATGGCGCAGTCCCAGAAGCGCATCAAGGCGATCCAAGGGCTCACGCAGTACATGGACGGGGAAGAGCTCTCCCTCGCACGGCGGCTCGAGCGACAAGCCTTCCAAAACGAGCGCCAGACCCGCCTGACCTTCTTCGGTGCCACAGCCGCCGCCGTCCTCGCCCTTATCGCAACCTTTGCTCTAATCCGCCAAACCCTCCACGACCGAGAGGCCAGTGAGGCCGCTGTGCGCCAGCTCAATGCGGTACTGGAGCGACGGGTCGAGGAACGTACGGAGAGCTTGAAAGCCGCCAACGAGGGCCTCCACGCCGCCAACCGTGAGCTGGAGGCCTTCTCCTACACCGTCTCCCACGATCTCCGAGCCCCCCTGCGCCATGTGGTTGGCTTTGCAGACCTGCTGGAGAAAAAATCAGGGGAGCTGCTTGACGAGCCCGGCAGGCGCTATGTCAGCCTCATCAAAGACGCCGGACGGCGTGCGGGGCTCTTGATCGACGATCTCTTGGCCTTCTCCCGGATGAGCCGGACGGAGCTCAACCAGACCGTGGTCTCGATGCAGGCCAAGGTGGAGAAGATTCAGGCAGAGCTCGCCCTCGAGAACCCCGAGCGGACGATCACCTGGGAGGTGGGAAGCCTCCCCGCAGTCTGGGGCGACATGCCCATGCTCCGCCTCGTCTGGCGGAACTTGATGGAGAATGCGGTAAAGTACTCCAGTAAGAGCCCCACCACCCATATCGAGATCCAGTGCCGTCAAACAGCAACCGAGCTGGAGTTCTCCGTGAAGGACAATGGTGTCGGATTTGACATGGCGCACACGGAGAACCTCTTTGGGGTCTTTCAGCGCCTGCACGAACCCGAGGAATTCGAGGGAACGGGAATCGGGCTAGCGAGCGTCCGGCGCATCATCGCCCGGCACGAGGGGCGAACCTGGGCAGAGAGCACCCTGGGAGCGGGAGCGACCTTCTACTTCTCCCTGCCCCTGGAGCGGCTCCGTGACGAAGAAAATAGAGAGATTACATGA
- a CDS encoding RNA polymerase sigma factor, translated as MDRCSVDELLRRSRAGDLGARHALVGRYQSIIHATASRMASNRPDAEDLAMDIYLHVFSVINSCNNTLTLPGWIKRVAINEVYQVWRRKGRMPAQASLEAVVEASGDNILRADESENPATILMSRVVQEERSARLRAALASLPAHQRALCELHYIHRRSFEEIAQETGVALGTIKSRLFRARENMQRKLGDLAVA; from the coding sequence TTGGATCGCTGCTCTGTCGATGAGCTGCTTCGGCGGAGCCGGGCAGGTGATCTCGGCGCCCGCCACGCCCTGGTGGGCAGATACCAGTCTATTATCCACGCGACTGCCAGTCGCATGGCCAGCAATCGCCCGGATGCAGAGGATCTGGCGATGGATATCTACCTGCATGTCTTTAGCGTCATCAACTCCTGCAATAACACCTTGACCCTCCCTGGCTGGATCAAGCGGGTCGCCATCAACGAGGTCTACCAGGTCTGGCGTCGCAAGGGACGAATGCCCGCTCAGGCATCCCTGGAGGCGGTGGTGGAGGCGAGCGGTGACAATATCTTGCGTGCGGATGAGAGTGAGAATCCTGCCACGATCTTGATGAGTCGGGTGGTTCAGGAGGAGCGAAGTGCTCGTCTGCGCGCCGCTCTTGCCTCGCTGCCGGCCCACCAGCGGGCTCTCTGCGAGCTTCACTACATCCACCGGCGCTCGTTCGAGGAGATCGCCCAGGAGACGGGAGTTGCTTTGGGAACCATTAAGTCCCGGCTCTTTCGTGCCCGTGAGAACATGCAGCGAAAGCTCGGCGACCTTGCCGTTGCCTAG
- a CDS encoding 5-(carboxyamino)imidazole ribonucleotide synthase produces MTHLNPGATIGVLGSGQLGRMMAMAASRLGYRVACFSPDSTPTPCAQVGAREVTGSYDDLEAVAAFAQSVDVVTFEFENVSAAAAETAARYAPVRPGGHVLHTTQNRLREKSFLQKIGVPTTAFKAVLSPSDCDDFSYPAILKTAGFGYDGKGQRKVAGAEDAKAAFLALGEQPCILEALVDFAYEASVVAARGLDGSFVAYPAVRNDHVNHILDLTTAPGTTTTGAEELARQILEALDVVGVLCVELFVTHEGALLVNELAPRPHNSGHWSIEGADTSQFEQQVRAVCGLPLGSTVLRAPGVAMANLLGDIWPENGVSEPNWSAALALPGVHLHLYGKAQARIGRKMGHLTALGQTPDEAVARVLQARSVL; encoded by the coding sequence ATGACACACTTGAATCCGGGGGCGACCATTGGAGTGCTGGGCAGTGGCCAGCTCGGGCGGATGATGGCGATGGCGGCGAGCCGGTTGGGCTACAGAGTCGCCTGCTTCTCCCCCGACTCCACCCCGACTCCCTGTGCCCAGGTTGGGGCGCGCGAGGTGACCGGGAGCTACGACGATCTGGAGGCGGTCGCGGCCTTTGCGCAGTCGGTCGATGTGGTGACGTTTGAGTTTGAGAATGTTAGCGCGGCGGCGGCGGAGACTGCGGCACGCTACGCCCCCGTTCGGCCGGGGGGGCATGTCCTGCACACAACCCAGAACCGCCTGCGGGAGAAGAGCTTTCTCCAGAAGATTGGGGTGCCGACCACCGCCTTCAAGGCCGTCCTAAGCCCCAGCGACTGCGACGATTTTTCCTACCCTGCGATTCTTAAGACGGCTGGCTTTGGCTACGATGGCAAGGGGCAGCGGAAGGTCGCCGGTGCCGAAGACGCAAAGGCGGCGTTCTTGGCGCTGGGGGAGCAGCCGTGCATTCTGGAGGCACTCGTTGACTTTGCCTACGAGGCGAGTGTGGTCGCGGCACGGGGGCTCGATGGCAGCTTTGTGGCCTACCCCGCGGTGCGCAACGACCATGTCAACCATATCCTAGACCTGACAACCGCCCCCGGAACCACGACCACCGGTGCGGAGGAACTTGCCCGCCAGATCTTAGAGGCGCTGGACGTGGTGGGGGTGCTGTGTGTGGAGCTCTTTGTGACCCACGAGGGGGCTCTGCTGGTCAATGAGCTTGCCCCACGCCCTCATAACTCGGGGCATTGGAGTATCGAGGGCGCGGATACCAGCCAGTTTGAGCAACAAGTCCGTGCGGTCTGCGGGCTTCCCCTCGGCTCGACCGTACTTCGTGCTCCGGGAGTGGCAATGGCCAACCTCCTGGGGGATATCTGGCCCGAAAATGGGGTGTCTGAGCCAAACTGGAGCGCCGCACTCGCCCTTCCTGGTGTCCATCTGCACCTCTATGGCAAGGCACAGGCCCGCATTGGCCGTAAGATGGGGCATCTGACCGCACTTGGCCAGACCCCGGACGAGGCTGTCGCGCGGGTTTTGCAGGCTCGCTCTGTACTCTAG
- a CDS encoding response regulator, producing the protein MKTILLVEDNSNDIELALEVLADEDFAQDIIVVKDGQQALDFLKRSGLHADREPGNPILMMLDLKLPRIDGLEVLRRVKSDPSLMSIPIVMLTSSREPADLQSSYGLGANAYVVKPVDFDHYSETLKAIGTFWTNTNQPPPEPVLFV; encoded by the coding sequence ATGAAGACAATCTTATTGGTAGAGGACAATAGCAACGATATCGAGCTTGCCTTGGAGGTACTCGCCGACGAAGACTTTGCGCAAGATATTATCGTGGTTAAGGATGGCCAGCAGGCTCTGGATTTTCTGAAGCGCTCCGGTTTGCATGCGGATCGGGAGCCCGGAAACCCGATCTTGATGATGCTCGACCTCAAGCTCCCCCGAATCGATGGCCTTGAGGTCCTGCGGCGGGTAAAGTCCGACCCCAGCCTGATGAGCATTCCCATTGTCATGCTGACCAGCTCCCGTGAGCCCGCGGACCTCCAGAGCAGCTATGGACTCGGGGCCAATGCCTATGTGGTAAAGCCCGTCGACTTCGACCACTACTCCGAGACGCTCAAGGCGATTGGGACCTTCTGGACCAACACCAACCAACCGCCACCCGAGCCGGTGCTCTTCGTATGA
- a CDS encoding Blp family class II bacteriocin, translating into MSVDPKLSPGEGEPVTISVTEEELTMAPRQRLVHEHLDGIQHGLDDDPNNDPAKGSVLGATGGAVVGAVAGAVLGPVGAALGALAGAAAGAIASGLAVAAVDSVDNDDNITGLGAEVSVDADQFPPEPVQDLIREKQDR; encoded by the coding sequence GTGAGCGTCGATCCGAAGCTCTCGCCGGGCGAGGGGGAGCCCGTGACGATCTCGGTGACGGAGGAGGAGCTTACCATGGCTCCCCGCCAGCGCTTGGTCCACGAGCACCTCGACGGCATCCAGCACGGCCTGGACGATGACCCGAACAACGATCCTGCCAAGGGCAGTGTTCTGGGAGCGACCGGCGGAGCGGTTGTCGGGGCGGTTGCCGGCGCGGTACTCGGGCCCGTGGGAGCCGCACTGGGCGCACTGGCAGGAGCCGCAGCGGGCGCGATTGCCAGCGGCCTTGCCGTGGCAGCCGTGGACTCTGTCGACAACGATGACAATATCACGGGCCTTGGTGCCGAGGTGTCGGTCGATGCAGACCAGTTCCCCCCCGAGCCAGTCCAAGACCTGATCCGTGAGAAACAAGACCGCTAA